Proteins from a genomic interval of Dunckerocampus dactyliophorus isolate RoL2022-P2 chromosome 5, RoL_Ddac_1.1, whole genome shotgun sequence:
- the LOC129181796 gene encoding parathyroid hormone-like has protein sequence MALKFIMRGFFLAIVCIWHVITLTGGLPLRKRTVSEVQLMHDRGELRQVQERRDWLQVRLRGLHTVPAQSRWSRTGFFPQELSSLTVEQIQDALNTFDKLLLSKPS, from the exons ATG gctctgaagttcatcaTGAGAGGTTTTTTCCTGGCTATTGTCTGCATTTGGCACGTCATCACTCTGACCGGAGGCCTCCCACTGAG GAAGAGGACCGTGAGCGAGGTCCAGCTCATGCACGACCGTGGTGAGCTCAGACAGGTGCAGGAGCGCCGTGACTGGCTGCAGGTGAGACTGCGAGGCCTCCACACCGTGCCGGCCCAAAGCCGGTGGAGCAGGACTGGGTTCTTTCCCCAGGAACTGAGTAGCCTGACGGTGGAGCAGATCCAGGATGCCTTGAACACGTTTGACAAGCTGCTCCTCTCCAAACCCTCTTGA
- the LOC129181273 gene encoding uncharacterized protein LOC129181273 isoform X1, whose translation MTSKRRMGPEEDIWWESSTSPGKRKRKKESKKSKNAPKSKGSIPAKAEHRGEKEEKKDTKQRKKKKKKKCVDFNTLIGDTHHTSQRKRKVGFDLSSSYILVKDPDFASFSPKVNDSLHHQRPLQEDDSQWEDINSQDLFITQKIFRASPSDSEDTSTPAMTTQHAETWRHSLNPRKKKWPPKKGKAGAQNRNCSFRTDGDFHASLASRSGEVADASPRVAEHSKCANAWQTSLKETASTSTQTQNFFTAPPLSSYACFSHRTRPAGPEDVKPLDLSLPHRARRGLGGCLARSDATEEDTPSPGPGEERAPSRKDLEVKTEAAGEEKRGKGDTMPSPPSESESKSTSSDCNPAPCRSTKVDLNQVRPVQMRLNESFFFKTKGYGCSPRPESPLVKLTDGRASQRDKKGKKGR comes from the exons ATGACGTCGAAAAG GCGTATGGGGCCAGAGGAGGACATCTGGTGGGAATCCTCAACCTCACCTGGGAAAAGGAAGAGGAAAAAGGAGTCAAAGAAGAGCAAAAACGCACCAAAAAGCAAAGGCAGCATCCCGGCAAAGGCAGAACATCGTGGCGAGAAGGAAGAGAAAAAGGACACCAAGcagagaaagaagaagaagaagaagaagtgtgtTGATTTCAACACACTGATTGGAGACACCCACCAcacaagccaaagaaaaaggaaagTGGGCTTTGATTTATCATCCAGCTACATCCTCGTTAAAGACCCAGACTTTGCGTCTTTCAGCCCAAAGGTGAATGACAGCCTGCACCATCAGCGTCCATTGCAAGAAGACGACTCTCAATGGGAGGACATCAACAGCCAGGACTTGTTCATCACCCAGAAGATATTCAGAGCCTCCCCCTCCGACTCCGAGGACACGTCCACACCGGCTATGACGACACAGCACGCAGAAACATGGCGGCACTCTCTGAATCCCAGGAAGAAGAAGTGGCCTCCGAAGAAAGGGAAGGCgggagcacaaaacaggaattGTTCCTTTCGCACAGACGGAGACTTCCACGCAAGTCTCGCCTCACGTTCCGGTGAGGTAGCAGATGCGTCCCCACGGGTGGCCGAGCACTCCAAGTGTGCGAATGCCTGGCAGACGTCCCTCAAAGAAACAGCAAGCACGTCCACGCAGACGCAGAACTTCTTCACCGCTCCTCCACTGTCCTCCTACGCCTGCTTCTCCCACAGGACCAGACCGGCCGGCCCGGAAGACGTCAAGCCTCTTGACCTCAGCTTGCCGCATCGAGCCAGGAGAGGCCTCGGTGGCTGTTTGGCAAGAAGTGATGCCACCGAGGAGGACACGCCATCACCTGGACCTGGAGAGGAGCGTGCACCTTCAAGGAAAGACCTGGAAGTGAAGACAGAAGCTGCTGGAgaggaaaaaagaggaaaaggcGACACCATGCCGAGTCCTCCGTCTGAGTCAGAGAGCAAGTCTACCTCCAGCGACTGCAACCCGGCGCCCTGCCGCAGCACAAAGGTGGACCTTAACCAG GTGAGACCCGTGCAGATGAGACTGAACGAGTCATTTTTCTTCAAGACCAAAGGGTACGGATGTTCACCCCGACCCGAGTCACCGCTCGTGAAACTTACGGACGGCAGAGCCAGCCAGCGAGACAAGAAAGGCAAGAAAGGACGCtga
- the LOC129181273 gene encoding uncharacterized protein LOC129181273 isoform X2, with translation MTPKRRMGPEEDIWWESSTSPGKRKRKKESKKSKNAPKSKGSIPAKAEHRGEKEEKKDTKQRKKKKKKKCVDFNTLIGDTHHTSQRKRKVGFDLSSSYILVKDPDFASFSPKVNDSLHHQRPLQEDDSQWEDINSQDLFITQKIFRASPSDSEDTSTPAMTTQHAETWRHSLNPRKKKWPPKKGKAGAQNRNCSFRTDGDFHASLASRSGEVADASPRVAEHSKCANAWQTSLKETASTSTQTQNFFTAPPLSSYACFSHRTRPAGPEDVKPLDLSLPHRARRGLGGCLARSDATEEDTPSPGPGEERAPSRKDLEVKTEAAGEEKRGKGDTMPSPPSESESKSTSSDCNPAPCRSTKVDLNQVRPVQMRLNESFFFKTKGYGCSPRPESPLVKLTDGRASQRDKKGKKGR, from the exons ATGACGCCGAAAAG GCGTATGGGGCCAGAGGAGGACATCTGGTGGGAATCCTCAACCTCACCTGGGAAAAGGAAGAGGAAAAAGGAGTCAAAGAAGAGCAAAAACGCACCAAAAAGCAAAGGCAGCATCCCGGCAAAGGCAGAACATCGTGGCGAGAAGGAAGAGAAAAAGGACACCAAGcagagaaagaagaagaagaagaagaagtgtgtTGATTTCAACACACTGATTGGAGACACCCACCAcacaagccaaagaaaaaggaaagTGGGCTTTGATTTATCATCCAGCTACATCCTCGTTAAAGACCCAGACTTTGCGTCTTTCAGCCCAAAGGTGAATGACAGCCTGCACCATCAGCGTCCATTGCAAGAAGACGACTCTCAATGGGAGGACATCAACAGCCAGGACTTGTTCATCACCCAGAAGATATTCAGAGCCTCCCCCTCCGACTCCGAGGACACGTCCACACCGGCTATGACGACACAGCACGCAGAAACATGGCGGCACTCTCTGAATCCCAGGAAGAAGAAGTGGCCTCCGAAGAAAGGGAAGGCgggagcacaaaacaggaattGTTCCTTTCGCACAGACGGAGACTTCCACGCAAGTCTCGCCTCACGTTCCGGTGAGGTAGCAGATGCGTCCCCACGGGTGGCCGAGCACTCCAAGTGTGCGAATGCCTGGCAGACGTCCCTCAAAGAAACAGCAAGCACGTCCACGCAGACGCAGAACTTCTTCACCGCTCCTCCACTGTCCTCCTACGCCTGCTTCTCCCACAGGACCAGACCGGCCGGCCCGGAAGACGTCAAGCCTCTTGACCTCAGCTTGCCGCATCGAGCCAGGAGAGGCCTCGGTGGCTGTTTGGCAAGAAGTGATGCCACCGAGGAGGACACGCCATCACCTGGACCTGGAGAGGAGCGTGCACCTTCAAGGAAAGACCTGGAAGTGAAGACAGAAGCTGCTGGAgaggaaaaaagaggaaaaggcGACACCATGCCGAGTCCTCCGTCTGAGTCAGAGAGCAAGTCTACCTCCAGCGACTGCAACCCGGCGCCCTGCCGCAGCACAAAGGTGGACCTTAACCAG GTGAGACCCGTGCAGATGAGACTGAACGAGTCATTTTTCTTCAAGACCAAAGGGTACGGATGTTCACCCCGACCCGAGTCACCGCTCGTGAAACTTACGGACGGCAGAGCCAGCCAGCGAGACAAGAAAGGCAAGAAAGGACGCtga
- the LOC129181275 gene encoding phosphatidylinositol N-acetylglucosaminyltransferase subunit Y-like has product MFSLSVMVGLVPVVSLFGLFYSAAVDENFPLGCTSANNVCFYSLLLPVTIPVYVFFHLWSWMGIKLFRHN; this is encoded by the coding sequence atgttctccctgtctGTGATGGTCGGACTGGTCCCCGTAGTGTCTCTCTTTGGTTTGTTCTACTCGGCTGCAGTGGATGAGAACTTCCCTCTGGGCTGCACCAGCGCGAACAACGTGTGCTTTTACAGCCTCCTGCTGCCCGTCACCATCCCTGTCTATGTCTTCTTCCACCTCTGGAGCTGGATGGGAATCAAGCTCTTCAGGCACaattaa
- the LOC129181274 gene encoding protein preY, mitochondrial-like, protein MLRNVLVRFVTESVLVDGFVRRTASVRSHLPNIITPARTLTDFKDDTQKTFDSSLLDFLVCPLSKKTLRFDPKTNELINEELGIAYPIIHGIPNMIPQEARLLPKTTTAEGQHIPS, encoded by the exons atgttgCGGAATGTTTTGGTCAGGTTCGTGACTGAATCTGTGCTTGTTGATGGCTTCGTGCGACGCACGGCTTCCGTACGATCTCATTTACCTAATATTATTACGCCAGCGAGGACTCTGACGGACTTCAAGGACGACACGCAGAAGACTTTTGACTCTTCATTGCTGGACTTTCTGGTATGTCCGCTGTCCAAGAAGACGCTCAG GTTTGACCCAAAGACCAACGAGCTGATCAATGAAGAGCTGGGCATCGCGTACCCCATCATCCATGGCATCCCCAACATGATCCCCCAGGAAGCCAGACTCTTACCCAAGACAACAACTGCAGAGGGACAGCATATTCCATCTTGA